A DNA window from Streptococcus sp. LPB0220 contains the following coding sequences:
- the prfA gene encoding peptide chain release factor 1, producing the protein MNIYDQLQAVEDRYEELGELLSDPDVVSDTKRFMELSKEEASTRDTVTAYREYKQVLQNIVDAEEMIKEAGGDADLEEMAKQELKDAKAEKEEYEEKLKILLLPKDPNDDKNIILEIRGAAGGDEAQLFAGDLLQMYQKYAESQGWRFEVMEASYNGVGGIKEVVAMVSGQSVYSKLKYESGAHRVQRVPVTESQGRVHTSTATVLVMPEIEEVEYDIDPKDLRIDIYHASGAGGQNVNKVATAVRIVHLPTNIKVEMQEERTQQKNREKAMKIIRARVADHFAQIAQDEQDAERKSTIGTGDRSERIRTYNFPQNRVTDHRIGLTLQKLDTILSGKLDEVVDALVLYDQTQKLEELNK; encoded by the coding sequence ATGAATATCTATGATCAACTACAAGCTGTAGAAGACCGATACGAAGAGTTAGGAGAATTATTGAGTGACCCCGATGTGGTCTCTGATACCAAACGCTTTATGGAGCTTTCAAAAGAAGAAGCTTCCACTCGTGATACGGTGACAGCATACCGTGAGTACAAGCAAGTCCTTCAAAACATTGTTGACGCTGAGGAAATGATTAAGGAAGCAGGCGGCGATGCGGACTTGGAAGAAATGGCCAAGCAAGAGCTAAAAGATGCTAAGGCTGAAAAAGAAGAGTACGAAGAAAAACTGAAGATCTTACTTCTTCCAAAAGATCCAAACGATGACAAGAACATTATCTTGGAAATCCGTGGAGCAGCTGGAGGAGACGAAGCCCAATTGTTTGCTGGTGACCTCTTGCAGATGTACCAAAAATACGCGGAAAGCCAAGGTTGGCGCTTTGAAGTTATGGAAGCTTCCTACAATGGCGTTGGTGGGATCAAAGAAGTCGTAGCCATGGTTTCTGGTCAATCGGTTTATTCAAAACTCAAGTATGAATCTGGTGCCCACCGGGTACAACGGGTTCCAGTGACTGAAAGCCAAGGGCGTGTCCATACCTCTACAGCAACCGTTCTGGTCATGCCAGAAATTGAAGAAGTCGAGTACGACATTGATCCAAAAGACCTTCGGATTGATATCTACCACGCATCTGGTGCGGGTGGACAGAACGTCAACAAGGTCGCAACAGCCGTTCGTATCGTCCACTTGCCAACCAATATCAAGGTTGAGATGCAGGAAGAACGGACGCAACAGAAGAACCGCGAAAAAGCCATGAAGATCATCCGTGCGCGTGTGGCTGACCACTTTGCTCAGATTGCCCAAGACGAGCAAGACGCTGAGCGGAAGTCTACTATCGGGACTGGTGACCGTTCAGAGCGGATCCGGACTTACAACTTCCCTCAAAACCGTGTGACCGATCACCGGATTGGCTTGACCCTTCAAAAACTGGATACCATCTTATCTGGTAAATTAGATGAAGTGGTCGATGCTTTGGTCTTGTATGATCAAACACAAAAACTAGAAGAGTTGAACAAATAA
- the prmC gene encoding peptide chain release factor N(5)-glutamine methyltransferase: protein MLLGPLLAQYEEELIAVGEEAESLSFAYRALKNWTFTDFVLALQKEVEVEDQALLESIFEQLKYHVPAQYIIGSAEFCGHIFTVDERVLIPRPETEELVALILEENDEKALRVLDIGTGSGAIAISLALARPAWRVQASDVSEEALALAQKNAKQLEAVLAFKSSDVLDQLEGPYDLIVSNPPYISRDDVEEVGANVLASEPHLALFADRDGYAIYEKIAQQAPSVLTPDGKIYLEIGYKQGSKVKELFQEAFPDKRVRVLKDQFGQDRMVVVDNGSH, encoded by the coding sequence ATGTTGTTGGGACCATTATTAGCCCAGTATGAAGAAGAATTAATAGCCGTTGGAGAGGAAGCAGAAAGCCTCTCCTTCGCGTATCGAGCTTTAAAAAACTGGACTTTTACAGACTTTGTCCTTGCCTTGCAAAAAGAAGTGGAAGTAGAGGATCAGGCCTTGCTTGAATCCATCTTTGAGCAGTTGAAATATCACGTCCCAGCCCAATATATTATTGGCAGTGCAGAATTCTGTGGCCATATTTTTACAGTGGATGAGCGCGTGCTGATTCCACGCCCAGAAACAGAGGAGTTGGTGGCTCTAATTCTCGAAGAAAACGATGAGAAAGCCTTACGAGTTCTGGATATTGGTACAGGAAGTGGTGCTATCGCTATTAGCTTAGCCCTTGCTAGACCTGCCTGGCGGGTTCAAGCTAGCGATGTATCAGAAGAGGCTTTAGCCCTGGCTCAAAAAAATGCCAAGCAGCTAGAAGCAGTCCTTGCCTTCAAGTCGTCAGATGTACTGGATCAACTAGAAGGTCCTTATGACCTGATTGTATCCAACCCTCCCTATATCTCTCGGGATGATGTAGAAGAGGTTGGAGCCAATGTTTTAGCCTCTGAACCCCACTTAGCTCTTTTTGCGGATCGTGATGGATATGCCATCTACGAAAAGATTGCCCAGCAAGCACCAAGTGTTTTAACACCAGATGGAAAGATTTACCTAGAAATTGGCTATAAGCAAGGAAGCAAGGTAAAAGAGCTTTTTCAAGAGGCATTTCCCGACAAACGCGTTCGCGTTCTGAAAGACCAATTTGGACAAGATAGAATGGTAGTAGTAGACAATGGATCACATTGA
- a CDS encoding L-threonylcarbamoyladenylate synthase has translation MDHIEKELEAGRAVILPTETVYGIFAKALNQEAVDYIYELKRRPRDKALNLNVADEKAIRLYSKNQPSYLTKLVDSFLPGPLTIILQANDKVPGWIHSGLDTVGFRIPAHPKTLELIRKYGPLVGPSANLSGHASGTKYEAIVSEFDQVVPGIEDDDFLTGQDSTILDISGSKARILRQGSITQADLLAQVPELSFEDDKLPQ, from the coding sequence ATGGATCACATTGAGAAAGAATTAGAAGCAGGACGTGCGGTTATTCTGCCAACTGAAACAGTCTATGGTATTTTTGCCAAAGCTTTGAATCAAGAGGCAGTCGATTATATATACGAGTTAAAACGTAGACCTAGAGACAAGGCTCTGAATTTAAATGTAGCCGATGAAAAAGCAATTCGACTTTATTCGAAAAATCAACCTAGTTATTTAACAAAACTGGTTGATTCATTTTTACCAGGACCTCTGACTATTATCCTTCAGGCGAATGACAAGGTACCTGGCTGGATTCATTCAGGATTGGATACAGTTGGCTTCCGTATTCCGGCTCACCCAAAAACGTTGGAATTAATTCGTAAGTACGGTCCTTTGGTTGGTCCCTCGGCTAATCTTTCAGGTCATGCAAGTGGAACAAAGTATGAGGCTATTGTAAGCGAATTTGATCAAGTGGTTCCTGGTATAGAGGATGATGACTTCTTGACTGGCCAAGATTCAACTATTTTGGATATCTCTGGTTCTAAAGCCAGGATTTTGCGGCAAGGTTCGATTACACAAGCTGATTTGCTTGCACAAGTGCCAGAGCTTTCCTTTGAGGATGATAAACTTCCTCAGTGA
- the glyA gene encoding serine hydroxymethyltransferase, which yields MIFDKEDYKAYDADLWNAIAKEEERQQNNIELIASENVVSKAVMAAQGSILTNKYAEGYPGRRYYGGTDVVDVVESLAIERAKEIFGAKFANVQPHSGSQANCAAYMALIEPGDTVMGMDLAAGGHLTHGATVSFSGQTYNFVSYSVDPETELLDFDAILKQAQEVKPKLIVAGASAYSHIIDFSKFREIADAVGAKLMVDMAHIAGLVAAGLHPSPVPYAHITTTTTHKTLRGPRGGLILTNDEELAKKINSAIFPGIQGGPLEHVIAAKAVAFKEALDPAFKEYAANVIKNSQAMADVFLQDPDFRVISGGTENHLFLVDVTKVVENGKVAQNLLDEVNITLNKNSIPYETLSPFKTSGIRIGAAAITARGFGEKESRTVAELMIKALKNADNQEVLDEVRSQVKALTDAFPLYED from the coding sequence ATGATTTTTGATAAAGAAGATTACAAAGCCTATGATGCAGACCTATGGAATGCGATCGCTAAAGAAGAAGAGCGTCAACAAAACAATATTGAATTGATTGCTTCTGAAAATGTCGTCTCTAAGGCAGTGATGGCTGCTCAAGGGTCTATTCTGACCAATAAATATGCCGAAGGCTATCCTGGTCGTCGTTACTATGGCGGGACAGATGTGGTCGATGTGGTCGAAAGTCTCGCGATCGAACGGGCCAAAGAAATCTTTGGCGCTAAATTTGCGAACGTTCAACCGCATTCAGGAAGTCAGGCAAACTGTGCTGCCTATATGGCCTTGATTGAGCCTGGTGATACCGTCATGGGGATGGATCTAGCTGCCGGTGGGCATTTGACGCACGGAGCTACTGTGAGCTTCTCTGGTCAAACTTATAACTTTGTGTCTTATAGTGTAGATCCTGAAACAGAGCTCTTGGATTTTGATGCCATCTTAAAACAAGCCCAAGAAGTGAAGCCAAAACTCATCGTTGCTGGTGCCTCAGCCTACTCTCATATTATTGATTTCTCAAAATTCCGTGAGATTGCAGATGCAGTAGGAGCTAAGCTCATGGTTGACATGGCCCATATTGCTGGTCTCGTGGCAGCGGGTCTTCATCCAAGTCCAGTTCCTTATGCCCACATCACGACTACGACCACTCACAAGACCCTTCGTGGACCTCGTGGAGGTCTGATCTTGACCAATGACGAGGAATTAGCTAAGAAAATTAACTCTGCTATTTTCCCTGGTATTCAAGGAGGACCGTTGGAGCATGTCATTGCAGCCAAAGCTGTCGCTTTCAAAGAAGCGCTGGATCCTGCCTTTAAAGAGTATGCAGCTAATGTGATTAAGAATAGTCAGGCCATGGCTGATGTCTTCTTGCAAGATCCTGATTTCCGCGTTATTTCAGGCGGAACAGAGAACCACCTTTTCCTTGTCGACGTCACTAAAGTCGTTGAAAATGGGAAAGTGGCGCAAAACTTGTTGGATGAAGTCAATATCACCCTCAACAAGAACTCTATTCCTTATGAAACCTTGTCTCCATTTAAGACCAGTGGGATTCGGATTGGTGCAGCGGCCATCACCGCTCGTGGTTTTGGTGAAAAAGAAAGTCGCACCGTTGCTGAACTGATGATCAAAGCGCTGAAGAATGCGGACAATCAAGAAGTATTAGACGAAGTGCGTAGCCAAGTTAAAGCCTTGACAGACGCCTTTCCACTTTACGAGGACTAA
- a CDS encoding nucleoid-associated protein — protein sequence MDIYVKKAIIHQFSPDDTDLYLADKLLNITPKIEEYLRKKIERVYSDEARTGIFEEDNPFLEMISDDLLETSVAVANRWKEEFVVSENQKTNDLVFIQFSKEGVDHFAFLRIALRETLTHLGGEVDNPIKLTQNNLPGFGTGADEALVINLQSRKYHLIEKRIKYNGTFLNYFSENLLQTQPKISPKKSIKALEKTAQKIAESFNTDDFQFQSKVKSAIFNHIEEENKLSPEKLADYLFDDNLTARLSFIDQVKEAVPEPVTFEEIDASRQLKKFENQKLSLSNGIELIVPNNVYEDAESVEFILNENGTYSILIKNIEDIQSK from the coding sequence ATGGATATTTACGTAAAAAAAGCCATCATTCATCAATTTAGCCCCGACGATACCGATCTTTATCTGGCAGATAAATTGCTCAATATCACGCCTAAAATTGAGGAATACTTGCGCAAAAAGATTGAACGGGTTTATTCTGATGAAGCCAGGACCGGTATTTTCGAAGAGGACAATCCTTTTCTTGAGATGATTTCAGATGACCTACTAGAAACTTCGGTCGCAGTAGCGAATCGTTGGAAGGAAGAATTTGTCGTCTCTGAGAATCAAAAAACCAACGATTTGGTGTTCATTCAATTCTCAAAAGAAGGGGTGGACCATTTTGCCTTTCTTCGGATTGCCTTACGGGAAACCCTGACGCATCTTGGTGGTGAAGTGGATAATCCGATTAAGCTGACGCAAAATAATCTACCTGGTTTTGGCACTGGTGCTGATGAGGCCTTGGTCATCAATCTTCAAAGTCGCAAATACCACTTGATTGAAAAACGGATCAAGTACAATGGGACTTTCTTGAACTATTTTTCTGAGAATCTCTTGCAGACGCAACCCAAGATCTCCCCTAAAAAATCGATCAAGGCACTAGAAAAAACAGCTCAGAAGATTGCGGAAAGCTTTAACACAGACGATTTTCAATTTCAATCAAAGGTTAAATCAGCTATTTTTAACCATATTGAGGAAGAAAATAAACTCTCTCCAGAGAAATTAGCGGATTATCTCTTCGACGACAATCTGACAGCTCGCCTTAGTTTTATTGACCAAGTTAAAGAAGCTGTACCAGAGCCTGTCACCTTTGAAGAGATTGATGCAAGTCGCCAGTTGAAGAAGTTCGAAAATCAGAAATTGTCATTGTCAAATGGAATTGAACTAATCGTTCCGAATAATGTCTATGAAGATGCAGAATCTGTTGAATTTATTCTAAACGAGAACGGAACCTATTCTATTTTGATCAAAAATATTGAGGATATACAGAGTAAATAA
- a CDS encoding lysozyme family protein, whose amino-acid sequence MIKRIVKIFLFILLIFGIYKGVQIHHDVKQVMQYRSLVREVLAEEDTTANENLILAMIYTETKGREDDVMQASESASGETNTISDNKASIRQGIQTLSDELKEAKKKGVDSWTAVQAYNFGKDYIDYVAKHGGTNSLELARAYSRDVVAPSLGNVTGETYLYLHPISLLNGMELYINGGNIYYSRLVETNMTIMKLFSWF is encoded by the coding sequence ATGATTAAACGTATAGTGAAGATCTTCTTATTCATCTTACTAATATTTGGAATCTACAAGGGGGTTCAGATCCACCATGATGTCAAACAAGTCATGCAGTACCGCTCCCTGGTTAGAGAAGTCCTTGCTGAGGAGGACACCACGGCCAATGAAAACCTCATTCTTGCTATGATCTATACGGAGACCAAAGGTCGAGAGGACGATGTCATGCAGGCGAGTGAGAGTGCAAGTGGTGAGACCAATACTATTAGTGATAATAAGGCCAGCATTCGCCAAGGAATTCAAACTCTTTCAGATGAGTTAAAAGAAGCCAAGAAAAAAGGCGTTGATAGCTGGACAGCGGTTCAAGCCTATAATTTTGGGAAAGACTACATCGATTACGTCGCAAAACACGGTGGAACAAATTCCCTCGAGTTGGCCCGCGCTTATTCACGAGATGTAGTGGCACCAAGTCTTGGCAATGTAACCGGTGAAACTTATCTTTACCTCCACCCTATCTCTCTTTTAAACGGGATGGAACTCTACATTAATGGGGGGAACATTTATTATTCTCGTTTAGTAGAAACCAATATGACGATTATGAAGTTATTTTCATGGTTTTAA
- a CDS encoding DUF1002 domain-containing protein, with product MKLKKIALFVTTTLALLTAVPRVFADSNVQKVIDETYVKPDYVLGYSLDQSQIEQTLSLLNYDSSKDKEEWKTMTPEVYSSIMNVANDDSLELYSSVKIQKLGKNKPLEVNIVTPQNITKVTSDMYRNAAVTLGLEHAQITVASPIQVTGESALAGIYYSLEKNGAKVSQESKDLAQEELKTLSGINEENAGKKNFDADKLNVALTDIKTAVANAKQNNQDLSKDDIRKIVEETLKNYKLDTTVTGDQINLIVNFAVNLSKSSVISSKSFTKTLSDLKDSIVDKAGDTFNNINLNFDTNAILKDSGNFFTNAWNAIAGFFGAIWNAIVKFFSGLVG from the coding sequence ATGAAATTAAAGAAGATTGCACTGTTTGTAACGACGACTTTGGCCTTGTTGACAGCTGTCCCACGTGTTTTTGCAGATAGCAATGTGCAGAAAGTCATTGATGAAACCTATGTCAAGCCAGACTATGTTTTGGGCTATTCGCTGGACCAAAGTCAAATCGAACAAACCTTGAGTCTCTTGAACTACGATAGTTCAAAAGATAAAGAAGAGTGGAAAACCATGACACCAGAGGTTTATTCTTCGATTATGAACGTTGCCAACGATGATAGTTTGGAACTTTATTCCTCTGTTAAAATTCAAAAATTAGGCAAAAATAAGCCACTAGAAGTGAATATCGTGACACCTCAAAATATCACCAAGGTCACTTCAGATATGTATCGTAATGCAGCCGTTACACTTGGATTAGAGCATGCTCAAATTACAGTAGCTTCTCCTATCCAAGTGACCGGAGAAAGTGCCTTGGCTGGTATTTATTACTCGCTTGAAAAAAATGGTGCCAAAGTTTCTCAAGAAAGCAAAGATCTGGCCCAAGAAGAGTTAAAGACTCTATCAGGGATCAATGAAGAGAACGCGGGAAAGAAAAACTTCGATGCGGATAAGTTAAACGTAGCATTGACCGACATAAAAACGGCAGTAGCCAATGCCAAACAGAACAATCAGGATTTAAGCAAGGATGATATTCGAAAGATCGTCGAAGAAACCCTGAAAAATTATAAGCTGGATACAACTGTGACAGGTGATCAGATTAATTTGATCGTGAATTTCGCAGTCAACCTCTCAAAGAGTAGCGTCATCAGTAGCAAAAGCTTTACGAAGACCTTGTCGGATCTGAAAGATAGTATCGTAGACAAGGCAGGCGATACCTTTAACAATATCAATCTCAATTTTGATACCAATGCCATTTTAAAAGACAGTGGAAACTTCTTCACAAATGCGTGGAATGCCATTGCCGGCTTCTTCGGAGCCATCTGGAATGCCATCGTCAAATTCTTTAGTGGTTTGGTTGGTTAA
- the guaA gene encoding glutamine-hydrolyzing GMP synthase, whose product MTNLSTDLHDVEKIIVLDYGSQYNQLISRRIREIGVFSELKSHKISADEVRAINPVGIVLSGGPNSVYEEGSFDIDPEIFELGIPILGICYGMQLLTHKLGGKVVPAGDAGNREYGQSELTLTESSALFAGTPDKQLVLMSHGDAVTEIPTDFIRTGTSADCPFASIENPDKKIYGIQFHPEVRHSVHGYDILRNFALNICGAKGDWTMDNFIDMQIKKIRETVGDKRVLLGLSGGVDSSVVGVLLQKAIGDQLICIFVDHGLLRKGEADQVMEMLGGKFGLNIVKADAAKRFLDKLAGVSDPEKKRKIIGNEFVYVFDDEASKLKDVKFLAQGTLYTDVIESGTDTAQTIKSHHNVGGLPEDMQFELIEPLNTLYKDEVRALGTELGMPDHIVWRQPFPGPGLAIRVMGEITEEKLETVRESDAILREEIAKAGLDRDIWQYFTVNTGVRSVGVMGDGRTYDYTIAIRAITSIDGMTADFAKIPWEVLQKISVRIVNEVDHVNRIVYDITSKPPATVEWE is encoded by the coding sequence ATGACAAACCTATCAACTGATTTGCATGATGTTGAAAAAATCATCGTGCTTGACTACGGTAGCCAATACAATCAGCTTATTTCACGTCGGATTCGTGAAATTGGAGTCTTCTCAGAATTGAAGAGCCATAAGATTTCTGCTGATGAAGTTCGTGCAATCAATCCAGTTGGGATCGTTCTTTCAGGCGGACCAAACTCTGTATACGAGGAAGGTTCTTTTGATATCGATCCTGAAATTTTCGAACTCGGTATTCCAATCCTTGGAATCTGTTACGGAATGCAATTGTTGACCCATAAATTGGGCGGGAAGGTCGTTCCTGCAGGTGATGCTGGTAACCGCGAATATGGTCAATCTGAACTGACTTTGACAGAATCTTCTGCTCTTTTTGCCGGCACACCAGACAAACAATTAGTCTTGATGAGCCATGGAGATGCTGTTACAGAAATTCCGACTGACTTTATCCGCACTGGTACTTCCGCTGACTGTCCATTCGCTTCGATTGAAAATCCAGACAAGAAAATCTACGGAATCCAATTCCACCCTGAGGTTCGTCACTCTGTTCACGGTTATGATATCTTGCGTAACTTTGCCTTGAACATCTGTGGGGCTAAAGGCGACTGGACCATGGACAACTTCATTGACATGCAGATCAAAAAAATCCGTGAAACCGTCGGAGACAAACGTGTCCTTCTTGGTCTTTCAGGTGGTGTTGACTCTTCCGTTGTTGGGGTTCTCCTTCAAAAAGCCATCGGCGATCAATTGATCTGTATCTTTGTAGACCACGGTCTTCTTCGTAAAGGAGAAGCTGACCAAGTTATGGAGATGCTTGGTGGCAAGTTTGGTTTGAACATAGTCAAAGCAGATGCTGCAAAACGTTTCCTTGATAAGTTAGCTGGTGTATCTGATCCTGAGAAAAAACGGAAGATCATCGGTAACGAGTTTGTTTATGTTTTTGATGACGAAGCAAGTAAACTCAAAGATGTGAAATTCTTGGCACAAGGAACTCTCTACACTGACGTGATCGAGTCTGGTACGGATACTGCTCAAACCATCAAGTCTCACCACAATGTGGGTGGACTTCCAGAGGATATGCAGTTTGAACTGATCGAACCACTCAACACTCTTTACAAGGATGAGGTTCGTGCTCTTGGTACAGAGCTTGGTATGCCAGACCACATCGTATGGCGCCAACCATTCCCAGGCCCAGGACTTGCCATCCGTGTTATGGGAGAAATCACTGAAGAAAAACTTGAAACCGTTCGTGAATCAGATGCTATTCTTCGTGAAGAAATCGCCAAAGCTGGTCTTGACCGTGATATCTGGCAATACTTCACTGTCAACACAGGCGTTCGTTCAGTAGGTGTTATGGGTGACGGCCGTACCTACGACTACACTATCGCTATCCGCGCTATCACTTCTATCGATGGAATGACAGCAGACTTTGCGAAGATTCCATGGGAAGTCCTCCAAAAAATCTCTGTTCGTATCGTAAACGAAGTTGACCACGTTAACCGCATCGTCTACGATATCACAAGCAAACCACCTGCAACTGTAGAGTGGGAGTAG
- a CDS encoding GntR family transcriptional regulator, translating into MIPAYIQIHDQIKSEIDQKIWKIGERLPSERDLAEKFQVSRMTLRQAITLLVEEGVLERRVGSGTFITSTRVQEKMRGTTSFTEIMKSQGKEPSSQVISYRKTIPSLQEVDKLGIDKTETIIRMERVRYADGIPVVYEVASIPEKFIKNFNREEVTSHFFQTLERHGYKIGKSHQTIYARLAKDKIADYLQISKGQAILGLTQVSYFEDGTAFEYVKSQYVGERFEFYLENN; encoded by the coding sequence ATGATTCCAGCTTACATTCAAATTCATGATCAGATTAAGTCTGAGATTGATCAAAAAATATGGAAAATCGGGGAGCGTCTTCCCAGCGAACGCGATCTAGCTGAGAAATTTCAGGTGAGTCGGATGACGCTTAGGCAGGCCATTACCCTTCTGGTTGAAGAGGGAGTGCTTGAAAGACGAGTAGGAAGTGGTACCTTTATCACCAGCACGCGCGTCCAAGAAAAAATGCGGGGAACAACCAGTTTTACAGAGATTATGAAATCGCAAGGCAAGGAACCTTCTAGCCAAGTGATTTCTTACCGGAAAACCATTCCTAGCCTTCAAGAAGTGGACAAATTGGGCATCGATAAGACAGAGACCATCATTCGGATGGAACGGGTCCGGTATGCTGATGGGATCCCTGTTGTTTATGAAGTGGCCTCTATTCCAGAGAAATTTATTAAGAATTTCAATCGTGAAGAGGTTACCAGCCATTTCTTCCAAACCTTGGAGCGTCATGGTTATAAGATTGGAAAGTCGCACCAGACCATCTATGCGCGATTAGCTAAAGATAAGATTGCGGACTACTTACAGATTTCAAAAGGACAGGCTATTTTAGGATTGACACAGGTTTCCTATTTTGAAGACGGGACGGCTTTTGAGTATGTGAAAAGCCAGTATGTCGGCGAACGTTTCGAATTTTATTTGGAAAACAATTAA
- a CDS encoding glycosyltransferase has protein sequence MKKIKIDVVVVPLSGHLYPTLNLVKPLLDDPSMEIRVFTGPQKKAVAENLGFTVVPILEDKVEEFERAANNDKKLNIFSAYRQLSKSLDLINHVSDQLLEEWRVNRPDIVIADFITLSAGFVAEKLEIPWITTMATQFAIETPYGPPCFFGGMGIPRTKKEEKIQALCRKLTRIGKYCGAFLLRKRLKRYNFKLYNQNGVETIYSPYAIFGIGMMELELKTHFPHQYAWLGPLGTSLEKAEDYPLDLSPYEDKTKVLVTCGTQLPWAKENLLQQTKQLAKDHPECHFFVTLGDGAKDFSEEEVAPNVTVVSYLPYKEYIPQMDYVIHHGGAGIFYQCIEFKKPALILPHDYDQFDYAIRGVEAGIAFQAHRNRTEEIQAGFNALLEKESWEKLERLNKLSKTYKPLDTLEFEIQRLLRRGTDGKL, from the coding sequence ATGAAAAAAATTAAAATCGATGTGGTAGTTGTTCCCTTGAGCGGGCATCTGTACCCAACTTTAAATCTCGTTAAACCCTTGTTAGATGATCCTTCGATGGAGATCCGGGTTTTCACAGGGCCTCAGAAAAAGGCCGTTGCAGAAAACCTTGGCTTCACTGTCGTTCCAATTCTAGAGGACAAAGTAGAAGAATTTGAACGTGCGGCGAATAACGATAAAAAACTCAATATCTTTTCAGCCTATCGTCAATTGTCCAAGAGCCTCGATTTGATTAATCATGTATCGGATCAATTGCTAGAGGAGTGGCGCGTCAATCGTCCAGATATTGTGATTGCTGATTTTATCACTCTATCAGCTGGTTTTGTGGCAGAAAAGTTGGAAATTCCTTGGATTACCACCATGGCAACCCAATTTGCAATCGAAACTCCTTATGGTCCTCCTTGCTTCTTCGGAGGGATGGGAATCCCGCGCACAAAGAAAGAAGAGAAGATCCAAGCACTATGCCGTAAACTCACGCGCATTGGAAAATACTGTGGGGCTTTCCTCTTACGCAAACGCTTAAAACGTTACAATTTCAAGTTGTACAATCAAAATGGAGTGGAGACCATCTACTCTCCTTATGCCATCTTTGGAATTGGTATGATGGAGCTAGAGTTGAAGACACACTTCCCTCATCAATATGCCTGGCTTGGCCCTTTGGGGACTTCTCTTGAAAAAGCAGAAGATTATCCTTTAGATCTTAGTCCTTACGAGGACAAGACGAAGGTACTCGTGACATGTGGAACCCAGTTGCCTTGGGCAAAAGAGAACTTGCTCCAGCAAACCAAGCAGTTGGCCAAAGACCATCCAGAATGCCACTTTTTCGTCACCTTAGGAGATGGAGCAAAAGACTTTTCTGAAGAAGAAGTAGCACCAAATGTGACGGTCGTCTCTTATCTGCCCTACAAAGAATATATTCCGCAGATGGACTATGTCATTCACCATGGAGGAGCTGGAATCTTTTATCAGTGTATCGAATTTAAAAAACCAGCCTTGATCTTGCCACATGATTATGACCAATTTGACTATGCGATTCGAGGAGTAGAAGCAGGAATTGCCTTTCAAGCTCATCGCAATCGCACCGAAGAGATTCAAGCAGGTTTCAATGCCCTATTAGAAAAAGAATCTTGGGAAAAGTTAGAAAGACTAAACAAACTTTCAAAAACCTACAAGCCGTTGGATACTTTAGAGTTTGAAATTCAACGATTATTAAGACGTGGAACGGATGGGAAACTATGA